A stretch of the Vibrio aquimaris genome encodes the following:
- a CDS encoding N-acetylmuramoyl-L-alanine amidase-like domain-containing protein gives MKQLTTLLVLCVSALSHSASAWNTESSSRDANNSETRLFSDYASFYTLAQARLEAIIDTEQLPISDKIRQLSSVFIDVPYAANRMIGSQNTDEQLVIKLGELDCFTYLDYVEALRKSEQLDDFKDNLIQTRYINGKVDFKTRRHFFSDWVSEEAYNAIDITAELSNFFIKVTKNLNQKENGDLFLVGLPIKRRDITYIPSDKVDEDVIKNMRDGDYVGTYSNVEGV, from the coding sequence ATGAAGCAGTTAACAACCCTATTGGTGCTTTGCGTTAGCGCGCTCTCTCATTCAGCATCTGCTTGGAACACAGAGTCATCTTCCAGAGATGCAAACAACAGTGAAACAAGGTTGTTTTCTGATTATGCTTCGTTTTATACCCTAGCTCAGGCACGCTTAGAAGCCATCATTGATACGGAACAACTTCCTATCTCAGACAAAATTCGCCAGCTTTCTTCTGTATTTATCGATGTTCCCTATGCTGCAAATCGGATGATTGGCAGTCAAAATACCGATGAACAGTTAGTGATCAAGCTAGGTGAGCTCGATTGCTTTACTTACCTTGATTACGTCGAAGCCTTGCGAAAATCAGAGCAGCTAGATGACTTCAAAGATAATCTTATCCAAACCCGATACATTAACGGTAAAGTAGACTTTAAAACCCGACGTCACTTTTTCTCAGACTGGGTAAGTGAAGAAGCCTATAACGCAATTGATATCACTGCTGAGTTATCTAACTTTTTTATCAAGGTCACAAAAAATCTCAACCAAAAAGAAAATGGGGACCTGTTTCTAGTTGGCTTACCCATAAAAAGGCGCGACATCACCTATATACCGAGTGACAAGGTGGATGAAGACGTCATAAAAAACATGCGAGATGGAGATTATGTTGGCACCTACTCTAATGTCGAAGGTGTTTAG
- the puuE gene encoding allantoinase PuuE, with amino-acid sequence MDEAYDRNLIGYGASPPHPKWPDGARVALSFVLNYEEGGERCLLHGDDESESFLSEIPAAMPIPSARHISMESIYEYGSRAGVWRVLRLFEQYSFPLTVFAVAMAIERHPNVAKAMVKAGHEICSHGYRWIDYQHMEEALEREHMAKAIRVIEQVTGTRPLGWYTGRTSPNTRRLVAEEGGFLYDSDAYDDDLPYWHTKAGRPQLVVPYTLDANDMRFATTQGFNSGEQFFQYLKDSFDVLYEEGALAPKMMSVGLHCRLIGRPGRIAALKRFLDYVQAKEKVWVCRRIDIARHWHQHHPYCVGEN; translated from the coding sequence ATGGATGAGGCCTACGACAGAAACTTGATTGGCTATGGTGCTAGTCCGCCTCACCCCAAGTGGCCGGATGGTGCACGTGTTGCACTGTCATTTGTGCTCAATTATGAAGAAGGAGGAGAACGTTGCCTCTTGCATGGCGATGATGAATCCGAATCCTTCTTATCTGAAATTCCCGCTGCTATGCCCATTCCAAGTGCTCGGCATATCAGTATGGAGTCTATCTACGAATATGGTAGTCGCGCTGGCGTATGGCGTGTTTTGCGTTTGTTTGAGCAATATTCATTTCCCTTGACAGTTTTTGCGGTTGCCATGGCGATTGAGCGTCACCCGAATGTGGCAAAAGCAATGGTAAAAGCAGGACATGAAATATGTAGTCATGGATATCGCTGGATTGACTACCAGCATATGGAAGAAGCGCTCGAACGTGAGCATATGGCCAAAGCGATACGTGTTATCGAACAAGTGACGGGCACTCGTCCGCTAGGTTGGTATACTGGCAGGACGAGCCCCAATACTCGCCGCTTGGTTGCAGAAGAAGGCGGTTTTTTATACGACTCTGATGCTTATGATGATGATTTGCCTTATTGGCACACAAAGGCAGGGCGTCCCCAGTTAGTTGTTCCTTATACCTTGGATGCCAACGACATGCGTTTTGCTACCACACAAGGTTTTAATAGTGGTGAGCAGTTCTTCCAGTATTTAAAAGACAGTTTCGATGTTTTATACGAAGAAGGAGCGTTGGCGCCAAAAATGATGTCTGTTGGTTTGCACTGTCGTTTGATTGGTCGTCCTGGGCGAATTGCAGCGCTAAAACGCTTTTTGGATTATGTCCAAGCAAAGGAAAAAGTATGGGTATGTCGGCGCATTGATATTGCTCGGCATTGGCATCAGCACCATCCATATTGCGTGGGAGAGAACTAA
- the uraD gene encoding 2-oxo-4-hydroxy-4-carboxy-5-ureidoimidazoline decarboxylase codes for MTHFSSCTPSSMSLNEFVDQFGEVYEHSPWIAKSSYQQGLSEKDDDIEFLHQRMAQVLIQADRNKQLGVICAHPDLAGRAAIEKQLSHSSHKEQAGAGLSQCTLEEFKLFTELNDRYKSRFNFPFIMAVRGANKAQIIDGFKTRIDNEPEFEFALALEEVNKIALFRLRDM; via the coding sequence ATGACCCACTTTAGTTCATGCACGCCTTCAAGCATGTCCTTGAATGAATTTGTTGATCAGTTTGGTGAGGTGTATGAGCACAGCCCTTGGATTGCGAAGTCTTCTTACCAACAAGGGCTAAGCGAAAAAGACGATGACATTGAGTTCTTACACCAACGTATGGCCCAAGTACTAATACAAGCTGATAGAAACAAGCAGCTTGGTGTTATTTGCGCCCATCCAGATTTAGCAGGACGGGCTGCAATAGAGAAGCAATTGAGTCATTCTTCTCACAAAGAGCAAGCAGGGGCTGGACTTAGCCAATGTACTTTGGAGGAGTTTAAGTTATTTACTGAGTTAAATGATAGATACAAAAGCCGCTTTAATTTTCCCTTCATTATGGCTGTGAGGGGGGCGAATAAAGCACAAATTATCGATGGCTTTAAAACCAGAATTGATAATGAACCTGAGTTTGAATTTGCTCTAGCTCTTGAAGAAGTGAATAAGATTGCGCTATTTCGTTTACGAGATATGTAA
- the alc gene encoding allantoicase — MSLDVEHYINLADEKLGAQVIYATDDFFADKSRLIQRADPKWREGVYDENGKWMDGWESRRKREEGHDFCIVRLGLIGVVAGVDIDTSFFTGNFPPAASIDACYWPDGDPCALTQWREILPKMTLYGNSHHIEKIDSDEVYTHLRLNIYPDGGVARLRVYGRPSVDWQGLDQRQRVDLAAVENGGRALACSDQHYGNKSNILGVGRGENMGDGWETARRRTPGNDWVLVELGHAGNIECVVVDTGHFKGNFPDYCSIQAAYVEDETGEALISQSALWSELLPPQKLNADDIHEFTAEVVGLGPVTHVRLNIFPDGGISRLRLFGTKA, encoded by the coding sequence ATGTCATTAGACGTTGAACATTATATTAATCTTGCTGATGAGAAGCTTGGTGCTCAGGTGATTTATGCCACGGATGACTTCTTTGCGGATAAAAGTCGTTTAATACAGCGGGCTGATCCCAAATGGCGAGAAGGCGTTTACGATGAAAATGGAAAATGGATGGATGGCTGGGAAAGTCGCCGTAAACGTGAAGAAGGCCATGATTTTTGTATTGTGCGCCTTGGCTTAATTGGAGTGGTTGCAGGCGTAGATATCGATACCTCCTTTTTTACCGGAAACTTTCCGCCTGCAGCATCAATTGATGCCTGCTATTGGCCTGATGGCGATCCGTGTGCGCTAACTCAATGGCGAGAAATCCTACCTAAAATGACGTTATATGGTAATAGTCACCACATAGAGAAAATCGATAGTGACGAAGTATATACTCACTTACGTCTCAACATTTATCCTGATGGTGGTGTCGCTCGTTTACGAGTTTATGGCCGCCCCAGCGTCGATTGGCAAGGCTTGGATCAAAGGCAAAGGGTTGATCTTGCAGCGGTTGAAAATGGTGGCCGCGCATTGGCATGCAGTGACCAACATTACGGCAATAAATCCAATATTTTGGGAGTTGGGCGAGGCGAAAATATGGGAGATGGTTGGGAAACGGCTCGCAGAAGAACGCCGGGTAACGATTGGGTACTTGTCGAGTTGGGACACGCCGGAAATATCGAGTGTGTCGTGGTGGATACAGGACATTTTAAAGGTAATTTTCCCGACTATTGCTCGATTCAAGCTGCTTATGTTGAAGATGAGACAGGCGAGGCATTGATAAGCCAAAGCGCGCTTTGGTCTGAGTTATTACCTCCTCAAAAACTCAACGCCGATGATATTCATGAATTTACCGCAGAAGTGGTGGGTTTGGGGCCTGTGACTCACGTACGATTAAATATTTTTCCGGATGGAGGCATCAGCCGCTTACGTTTATTTGGTACCAAGGCGTAA
- a CDS encoding ureidoglycolate lyase, with translation MVIKSRRLIVETLTSQEFATFGDVIEIDNRQYTSINNGLAHRYHKLATADVLDEGGEAIISIFKARIPSFPLIIDSLERHPLGSQAFIPLLGNPFLILVAPKGDSPKSSKIRAFVTNGHQGVNYFKGVWHFPLLALVERDQLLVIDRDGAGDNCETKACDGGAVELHKESIPSSTLLGLSWR, from the coding sequence ATGGTGATTAAATCAAGACGGTTAATTGTTGAGACGCTCACATCCCAAGAGTTTGCTACCTTTGGTGACGTGATTGAGATCGATAACCGCCAGTACACCAGTATCAATAATGGCCTTGCGCACCGCTACCATAAGCTTGCGACAGCGGATGTGCTGGATGAAGGTGGGGAGGCCATTATCAGTATCTTCAAAGCACGTATCCCAAGCTTTCCACTAATCATTGATTCACTGGAGCGTCATCCACTTGGATCGCAGGCTTTTATCCCACTTCTAGGAAACCCGTTTTTAATCCTTGTTGCACCAAAAGGTGATAGCCCAAAGTCTTCTAAAATTAGGGCATTTGTCACCAATGGCCATCAAGGGGTGAACTATTTCAAAGGCGTTTGGCACTTCCCTTTACTCGCATTGGTGGAACGGGATCAATTACTGGTTATTGATCGAGATGGGGCCGGGGATAATTGTGAGACTAAAGCATGTGATGGCGGTGCGGTTGAGTTGCACAAAGAATCGATCCCTTCTTCCACTTTATTAGGATTAAGCTGGCGTTAA
- a CDS encoding urate hydroxylase PuuD, whose translation MDPHITEWLNLAIRWAHMVVGIAWIGASFYFVWLENNLNRVNPKQGLAGDLWAIHGGGIYHLEKYQLAPNNMPERLHWFKWEAYFTWITGMLLMCVIYYFNAELYLMAPDSKLSASSSVAVGILSLVVGWFVYDAVCDSALRRTPIMLALVLFAFFVATSYGMVQVFSGRGAYIHIGAMIGTIMVGNVFRVIMPAQRDLVKAIQEQRPPDPALPAKALLRSRHNNYMTLPVLFIMISNHFSSTYGSSFNWAILAGLSVVGIMLRHYFNTRHLSQKFVWLIPAAALGMIILAFVSSPYKYTGNAKQKTHGIAMASVDDVEMGLINFEEVNDVIQLRCAVCHSAEPSHPLFSTAPAGVVFDSPQDILHHIPSIVSQSVQSKVMPPGNTTQMTDEERTLIGVWAVQERPEKE comes from the coding sequence ATGGATCCTCACATCACAGAGTGGCTAAATTTAGCAATTCGTTGGGCTCATATGGTGGTGGGTATTGCTTGGATTGGTGCCTCTTTCTATTTTGTTTGGTTGGAAAATAATCTTAATCGCGTTAATCCAAAACAAGGATTAGCGGGCGATTTGTGGGCTATTCATGGTGGTGGTATCTACCATCTTGAAAAATATCAGCTCGCCCCGAACAACATGCCAGAGCGTTTGCATTGGTTTAAATGGGAGGCCTATTTTACGTGGATAACGGGCATGCTGCTCATGTGTGTTATCTACTATTTTAATGCAGAGCTTTATCTTATGGCCCCCGACTCGAAGCTTTCGGCATCCAGCTCGGTGGCGGTCGGTATCCTATCTCTTGTTGTGGGATGGTTTGTTTATGATGCAGTGTGTGACTCTGCACTTAGGCGCACACCGATAATGTTGGCATTGGTCCTGTTTGCTTTCTTTGTTGCTACCAGTTATGGCATGGTTCAGGTGTTTAGCGGGCGTGGAGCTTATATTCATATTGGCGCTATGATAGGCACTATTATGGTTGGTAACGTCTTTAGGGTTATCATGCCAGCTCAGCGTGATTTGGTTAAGGCGATACAAGAGCAGCGCCCACCTGATCCCGCATTGCCTGCAAAAGCATTACTTCGTTCTAGGCACAACAATTACATGACGCTTCCTGTCCTATTTATTATGATCAGTAATCACTTTTCTAGTACTTATGGCTCAAGCTTTAACTGGGCTATTTTGGCCGGTTTATCTGTTGTGGGTATTATGCTGCGCCATTATTTTAATACTCGTCATCTCAGTCAGAAGTTTGTTTGGCTTATCCCTGCAGCTGCACTGGGAATGATTATATTGGCCTTCGTTTCCTCGCCATATAAATACACAGGCAACGCAAAGCAGAAAACTCATGGTATCGCTATGGCGAGCGTGGATGATGTGGAAATGGGGCTTATTAACTTTGAGGAGGTCAATGATGTTATTCAGCTGCGCTGCGCAGTTTGTCATTCTGCCGAACCTTCCCACCCTTTATTTTCAACCGCGCCTGCTGGTGTGGTGTTTGATTCGCCACAAGACATTTTGCATCACATCCCCTCTATCGTCAGCCAGTCGGTTCAGAGCAAGGTGATGCCACCAGGGAATACTACTCAAATGACAGATGAAGAACGTACTCTTATTGGAGTATGGGCGGTGCAAGAGAGGCCGGAGAAGGAGTAA